Below is a window of Bacteroidota bacterium DNA.
AAATGATTATGTTGAAGTTGGGCAAGGCTTTTTTGTATTGGCAAGTTCAGCAGGAACTCTAATTTTTAAAAACAGTCATCGTGTTCATACAGCATCTGCTGACTTTTATACTCCAGCTATTAATGAAGTACAGCGCTTGTGGTTAAAGCTCACCAATAATGAATATGATTACTCCAATGATATTTTAATTGGATTCCTTGAAGAAGCCACAAATGATTATGATAGATTGTATGATGCAGTTAAGAATCAGGGAAATGAAAACCTTTCATTCTATTCTATTATCGAAAATGATGACAGAAACTTTGTCATTCAAGGTTTACCTGTTCCAACATCAGAAAAGGAAATTAAGTTGGGATATTTTGCAAAACAGGCTGGGATCTATACGATTGATATTGATAATATGGAAAGATTTGATGGCTATAGCATTGTATTGGTTGACAAAGAAATGAATATAACGGTCAATCTTTTGGAGACAGATTATAGCTTCACAACAGCAAGTGGTGAGTTTGATGAAAGATTCAGTTTGTTTATTTCAGCCAAGTCTTCTTCAGTTGAAGAAGCGAATCAGGAAGTAAAAATCTATTCCTCCGAAAACCTGATTTATTTAAATATTCCTCAGGATGAAAATTATTGCATTTCAGTTTATGATATGCTCGGTAAAAAAGTATATTCATCCATACCTTCCAGTATTGGTTTTCAATCGATTGATTTAGGCCTGAAAACTGGATTCTACCTGGTTAAGGTGAAGAATGAGACTAGCGAATACACAGAAAAAGTTTTTTTGAAATAATACAACAACCCTGACAGGGTTTCAAACCCTGTCAGGGATACATCCAATCAGAATCTCTCCCAAATAGTGCAAGTGTCAGTGGCTGTTAATCAGCGTAATTTAGCATGGCAATTCAGTTCAAAATCCTATATATGTTTGCTAACTTTGAAAAAACTCTTAGTTATGCGTCACGAAAGATCACAAACCAAAACAATAGTAACCCTTGGGCCTGCCTGCTCTAACAAAGAAGTCCTTCGACAAATGTTCATGGAAGGAGTGGATGTTTGTCGCTTGAATTTTTCGCATGGTAGCCACAAAGATCATTTAGCCAACATCCAAAACATATTGGAATTGGATAAAGAGCTGAATGCAAATGTGGCTGTGCTTGCCGATTTGCAAGGACCAAAGCTTCGAATTGGTGAGTTTAAGGAGGCCTATGTTGTTCTTAAAGAAGGAGATGTTGTTTCTTTTGTAACACAAGAGTGTTATTGCACGCAGGATCGTTTATACATGACTTATAAAAATTTTCCAAAAGATGTGAAAATTGATGAGTATATTTTAATTGATGATGGAAAAATTCGTTTGAAGGTACTTTCAACCAATCAGGATGATGAGGTGAAAGCGGTTGTTTTGAATGGCGGAAAATTGTCTTCCAAGAAAGGAGTTAACTTGCCTGATACACAGGTTTCTCTTCCATGCTTAACAGAAAAAGATTTAGCCGATTTACATTTTGCACTTGATCATGGTGTAGATTGGATTGCGTTATCTTTCGTCAGAAATGCCAACGATGTCAAAGAGTTAAAAAGAATAATCAAAGAAAGAGGCAAAGAGGTTTCAGTTGTTGCCAAAATTGAAAAACCAGAGGCCTTAGATGATATTGACAGAATCATAGATGTGGCAGATGCCATCATGATAGCACGTGGAGATTTAGGCGTGGAAGTATCCTTTGATAAGGTGCCTATTATTCAAAAAGACATTATCAAGAAATGCATTGAGCAAGCTACACCTGTTATTGTAGCCACGCAAATGATGGAAAGTATGATCACTAATTTTGAACCTACTAGGGCAGAAGCTACTGATGTGGCCAATGCGGTTGTTGATGGAGCAGATGCTTTGATGCTTAGCGGTGAAACTTCTGTGGGAAAATATCCGATTGAAGCCATTCGGAATATGCAAAAAATTATTGATTACACTGAGGAAAACGGCTTTGAATACAACCGTAAAATTGAGCATAACGATATCAAGCGCTTTTTGGCTGATTCGATGTGTGATGCTGCCCGAAAACTTACCGACCGTACAAAAGCACATGCTATAATTACATTTACGCATTCAGGCTATTCTGCTTTCCGTATCTCCAGTTATCGACCTAAAGCATCACTTTTTGTATTTACACAAAATAGAGTATTGCTGAGAAG
It encodes the following:
- the pyk gene encoding pyruvate kinase; this translates as MRHERSQTKTIVTLGPACSNKEVLRQMFMEGVDVCRLNFSHGSHKDHLANIQNILELDKELNANVAVLADLQGPKLRIGEFKEAYVVLKEGDVVSFVTQECYCTQDRLYMTYKNFPKDVKIDEYILIDDGKIRLKVLSTNQDDEVKAVVLNGGKLSSKKGVNLPDTQVSLPCLTEKDLADLHFALDHGVDWIALSFVRNANDVKELKRIIKERGKEVSVVAKIEKPEALDDIDRIIDVADAIMIARGDLGVEVSFDKVPIIQKDIIKKCIEQATPVIVATQMMESMITNFEPTRAEATDVANAVVDGADALMLSGETSVGKYPIEAIRNMQKIIDYTEENGFEYNRKIEHNDIKRFLADSMCDAARKLTDRTKAHAIITFTHSGYSAFRISSYRPKASLFVFTQNRVLLRRMSLVWGVRSYLMEKTGNADESIQFTIDYLKGRNLIRERDIVVHIGSIPLDEKGKTNMVKLSFA